From Sulfurospirillum tamanense:
TCCAAAGATTCACCCGCATGCGCCATGGTGCCCATAGCCACGAGCGCTGCTAAGGATAAATGTATCGCTTTCATAATTTCCCCTTTGTATTGCTTACATGTAAACCCCCAAAACCCTTAGGCTTTGGGGATGTGACATTTTTGGCCCTCTTTTACAAGAGAGCGCCTTTGCCGATAGCCCATTGAACAAAACACTCATGTGAGTCTTACCAACAGCGCAAGGAAGTTTTGAGATGTAAAAGGTTATTCGCCCCGTTTTACAACCCGATACCCCTCCCCTTTGACGGTTTCGATAAAACTCAAAGGAATCTTTGCCCTCAGTTGTCGCACCAGTGAACGTATGCAATCTTCATTAACACTCTCACCGCGGTAGATGTAATAGGTAATATCTTGAAACGAAACCACACAAGGTGATTTGACCAACAAAAACTTCAACAACAATGCCTCTTTTTTACCCAGCGCTATCTCTTCTTCTCTGTAAATAAACTGTAAATTTTTGCAATCAAAATAGATATCTTGCGAGAAAAAAAACTTATCGTCATTCCAAATATCACACAATTTATAAATCCTAAACATAATCTCTTCAGGAAAAAACGGTTTAAAAATAATGTCATTATAGGAGTGGTAATAAAGTGTTTTGAGTTTTGGCGGGTCAAACGTGGGTTCCAAGATAAGCATAATGGGGGCATCGCCCCCATTATTGCGCACAAAGTGCATCAAAGAAGGGTCTAAAGGATTGGCAAGATTCAAAATAAACAATGCATACTCACAAAAACTCTCAGCATGGCTTAAAAGTGCCTCTTCGTGCTGGAACTTGTGAACATTGATTCTTAACCGATACTGGTTTAAACAGGTCTCAATTCGATTTTGCAATGCTTTATCTGGCTCGAGAAGGAAAATTTTCATTTCTTACTCTCCTTTTTTAAATGCCTCTATCAACCCTTTTTCTACCGCCTCTTTTTCTGCGTCAAACTTCCCTTCGTAGTATTCGTACTCAGGTTTATAATAATTCAGTACTGTGCGAAGTCCCATGTGCCCAACCTCTACATGGCACGAAGCGCATCCGATTTGCTTATCCGTTCCAAGTAAGGCATCGTAATGGGTATGCATCTGTTGGCCCTTTGGGCTAATGAATGCGTTGGTTTTGTAATTACTGTGGCAAGAAATACACCCATCATCGTAAACAAACTTGTCGCGATTCTTACGATTGGCATGCCAATCAATAGCATCCACATCTCCAAAGAAGTGAATCGCCCCCTCAACCACACCGTTTTTTGCCTTAGTGTAAATGTAGTTAAAAACATTGTCATGTGGCATGTGGCAGCTCACACAACTTGCCTTAAACCCACTTTCACCTTGTCCACCGTGCGGATCTGTATGATAGGCCGAAACCATCGGTGCCATTTCGTGACAAACAATACAAAACTTATCATCACTCGTGCGATGAAGCCCTTCGTACGTTACCCACGAACCAAAAAGTCCTAAAAACACGCCGATTGCTCCTGCGGCTATGAGTATGCGTTTTTTCATGGTGTTGGCCTCATCCATAAGTCGATATCATGCTCGTGGCACTCGGTACACATGTTCGTAGAGGGTTTGTGCTCATTATGACACTCATCACAATACAAGGTTGGCCCATCGTGAATAGAGTTGTGTGGGTTTACATGTAACTTGTCCATGAACGCCAACCGCTCTGCCATGTGCTCTTTGCTTTGATGACAGGATAAACATCCTTCATCACCTATATACGTAAACTCCTTGGGGTCATCTCCTTGTCCCACATGGCAAAACGTACACTCGAAAGAGAGTTTTGCATGATGGGATTTAAGAGGAAATTCTTCTTTAAGCTCAGGCGTAATCACTATGGGCTTAAGAGGTGAGTCCGACTCACCTCCTATTAGCGACATTACGCCAAGCACAAGAAAAACCCCAGCAATTGCTAATGTTTTTCCACCACTCATGGCTAAATATTTTCTCCTGCAATCATCCCGAAGGTTAGACAATCTGTCACCGCACAACTTCCTAGGCGACTCGCACCGTGGGTTCCTCCTGTCACTTCACCTGCAGCAAAAAGACCCGGGATGGGTTTGTTTGTCAGGGCTGAAATAACCTGTGCTTTGGTATTGATTTTTACACCACCCATTGTGTGGTGAGGCTTTGGTGCCGTACGTGTACTGTAAAACGGCCCTTTCATATCAATACACTCACCGTTAAACGAAGCAACCGGTTTACCAAACTCATCCACTCCTTTTTTAACGCCCTCATTAAATTTCGCTACGCTCTCTTTTAATGCTGCTACTGGGATTTTGCGGTCAGCTGCTAGCTCATCAAGGGTGTTGTATTTTTTCATCACGCCTGTTGCTAAACCTTTTTCAACCAAAGGAAGAATTTGCTTATCAAAGGTGTTGTATGTTCCAAGTGCTACAGGAAACGCTTCTGGCGCTTCTTTGAGGATTTTGTATTGTGCGTCTGCGCGGGTTTTGCGGTCAGCCAACTCATTCATGAAACGCTTTCCATTACGCACGTCTACAACAATACCGTACTTAAACAACCCTTGTTGATTAAGTTGTGGTCCTACACCAAACCCTCGCTCATCTGGACTTGCCCAAGGGCCCTCTTGAATCCAATCTACCTGCACAGGAAACGCACCGATTTGAAAAGCTTTTAACATCGCACCAGCAGTCGCTCCTGCATGGTTTGTGGTGTCTGAATTATCGGGGATTTGTGGGTTTTGAAGCTTGCGGTATATACGGTCAGCACTAAAACCACCCGAAGCTAACACGACGCCTTTTTTGGCTTTGTACACTTTCTTCTCGCCTGTAGTGTTTTCAAGGTCATCGCTAAATAACTTGGAATCAAAACGGTAATTTGTTCGTGCCATAATGCCGACAACCCGACCTCCAGCATCCAAAACAAAATCATCAAACTTAGTACGACGGTAGATTTTACATCTAGGGAGTTTTTCCACAAATTCCGTCATGGGTTTGATAATGCCAGCGCCCGTCATGTCGCTTGTTACAAGAGTTCTTGGAACAGAGTGGCCACCAAACCAAGAGGGCTTGTCGCCTAGCTTATACTCAGCACCACATTCGCGTGAAAACTCAAACGCATCAATGGCACGCGCTGCAATGACTTCCAAAAGTTCCACATGGTTAATGCCAAGGCCCGCTTTAAGGCTATCTGCGATAAAGCGTTCCGCTGAATCTTCGATGCCGTGTTTTTTTTGATCAGGGTTATTTGGAACCGCAAACGCGCCCCCATTAATGGCAGAGTTGCCACCAATGCGTCCCATTTTCTCTACAATCAACACCGTGTTGCCGCGTTGTGCTGCCTTGGCAGCTGCTGCGAGCCCTGCAAACCCTGTGCCAATGACGATAACGTCATATTCTTCGTCAAACTTGACGTCTTTTTCAAGCGGCGCTGCGGCAAAAGCATTGCTCGCACCAAACACTGCCAAACCTGCACCAAGGGCACCAAACTTAAGGGCGTCTCTTCTTGAAAGGGCTTCTTTCTTCATCTGTAACTCCTTTTGTGTGTTCGTGTTTTGTTCATTGACAATTCTAACGCCACACTGTGAGATTTAACGTGAGATTTTGAAAGTTTATTGAATTGATAAACTACATTATCTTTTTTATTAAATTATCAGTTTAAATAGTTAAGTACCAAAAAAATGCACTTAACTATGCTTTTATCTTTCTGCATTTTTTAAAAAACTAATTTTCTTGCAAACTTTTTTTCTTTTTCACCTAAAATTTTCACTTACATAAATGTAATAATTATTTTAAGTTTAATAAAAGAATATGCCGTTTGCAGTGATTATTCCTGCAAACGGCCCAAAAAAATTAAACGTTTTCGCCCGCAATCATGCCAAACACAAGACAGTCAGTAACAGCAACTGTACCCAAGCGGCTTGCCCCATGCGTCCCGCCCGTGACTTCTCCTGCGGCAAAAAGACCTGGGATTGGCTTGTGGGTATTGCCTGAAATCACTTCGGCTTTTGTGTTAATTTTTACGCCACCCATCGTGTGATGAGGTTTTGGCGCAAGGCGCACACAATAATAAGGCCCTTTGGCTTCAATGCCCACACCATTAAAGGTTGCAACGGGTTTGCCAAACTCGTCTATGCCTTTTTTTACACCTTCGTTAAATTTTGCCACGCTCTCCTTCAAGGCTGCGGCAGGAATTTTATAAGCCGCTGCCACTTGGTCGAGGGTGTCAAATTTTTGCATCACTTTGGTTTGCAAGGCTTTGTCAATTAAAGGGTAAAGTTGTTCACCAAAAGTGTTGTAAGTTCCAATGGCTACAGGATATGCTTCTGGAGATGCTCTGAGGATTTTAAACTCTGCGTCCGCACGGGTTTTACGATCAGCTAGCTCATTCATGAAACGCTTTCCGTTGCGCACGTCCACGGCGATACCGTGTTTAAACAACCCTTGCTGGGTCATCAAAGGTGCCACACCAAAGCCACGCTCATCCGGACTTGCCCAAGGGCCAAACTGAATCCAATCCACCTGCACAGGCAGCGCGCCGATTTGAAAAGCTTTAAGCAATGCGCCCGCAGTGGCGCCTGAATGGTTTGTGGTGTCTGCATCGTCTGTGATGCGTGGGTCTTGAAGCTTGCGATACATCTTATCAGCACCAAATCCACCTGAAGCAAGGACAACCCCTCGCTTGGCTTTGTATGCCTTTTTTTCGCCCGCAGTATTTTCAAGGTCGTCGCTTAAAAGCTTACTATCAAACCGATAGTTTGTTCGTACCGTGACGCCCACTACGCGCCCTTCGGCATTAAGCACAAAATCATCAAATTTTGTACGGCGGTAGATTTTGCATCCGGGAAGTTTTTCCACAAACTCCACCATAGGCTGAATGACGCCCGAACCGCTCATGTTTTCTGTTACTATAGTACGGGCAACAGAGTGGCCGCCAAACCATGCAGGTTTAACATCTTGCCATTTGGCGCCGCATTTAATGGAAAATTCAAGCGCCTCTGTAGCACGCGCCGCAATCGTTTCCAAAAGCTCCACGTGGTTAATGCCAAGACCCGCTTTAAGACAGTCTTCAATAAAGCGCTCATTAGAATCCTCAATGCCGTGCTTTTTTTGAAGAGGCATGTTTGGCACTGCCATCCCGCCACCATTAATGACTGAGTTGCCACCAATACGTCCCATTTTCTCAACAACAAGCACCGACAAGCCTCGCTCGGCAGCCTTGGCCGCAGCTGCAAGGCCCGCAAACCCTGTACCAATGACGATAACATCATATTCTTCGTCAAATTTGACCTCTTTTTCTAAAGGGGCGGCTGCCATTGCATTGCTCGCACCAAAAACCGCCAAACCTGCGCCAAGGGCACCAAACTTGAGGGCGTCTCTTCTTGAAAGGCCTTCTTTCTTCATCTGTAACTCCTTTTGTGTGTGGTAGTGTTTTGTTCGTTGACAATTCTAACAACCCATCGTGATATTTAATGTGTTATTTAATTTAAAGATTACTTTATTTTGTTAAGTCAATAAAAATATTTACATGTAAAGAGAGGGGGTTTCAAAAAGATAAAAAGAGGTGCTGTGCGCTATTTTATGTGTTGGCTTGTAGCATTTTTAACCATGTGGGCGTTTTTTGTCCACAAAAACGGCACTAACAAGGGCAAGCTTGTGTACAATACAAAAAACTTTTTTTAAGGAGCGTCAATGAAACGATTGAGTGTTCTTGCTACTTCGGTTGCATTAGTGTCCTCTTTGGCTATGGCCAAGGAGATTAAAATTGGTGCAGTCATGCCCATGAGCGGCCCACTGGCAGCTTACGGCCAAACTACCTATGAGGGGATTGAGCTAGCCAACAAGCTTCAGCCAACACTCAAAAATGGTGACACTATTAAGTTGGTCTTAGTAGACAACAAAGGCGACAAGGTGGAGACCGCTACAGCAACAACGCGTCTGTTGAGCGCTGATGGCGTGGTGGGTATTTTGGGTGCATTAACCAGCACCAACACCGCTCAGGTGATTGCCGTGGCAGAAAAACGCGAAGTGCCCATCATCGCCGCAGTGGCAACCAACGACCAACTCACCGAGCGAAGAAATTTCGCCAACCGTGTGTGTTTTATGGACTCCTTTCAAGGGGCCGTGGTAGCCAACTACGCCTTTAAAGATTTGGGGCTTAAAACCGCGGCGATTGTTATTGACCAAGCACAGGTGTACTCTTTGGGACTTGCCAAAGCTTTTGAACAAGCGTTCAAAGCAGCGGGTGGCACCATTGTGAAAAAAATCACCGTCAGCTCTGGAGATAAAGATTTCCGCGCAGCCGTCTCCCAAATGAAGGGGGCTAATCCTGATTTTATGTTCTTGCCTCTTTATCACCCCGAAGCGTCTATGATTGCACGCCAATCCAAGCAAGCTGGGCTTGACATTCCTATGTTCTCAGGCGATGGCGTCTCTAATCAAACTTTCATCGACCTTGGTGGCAGCGCTGTTGAGGGCTACATGTTTACCGACTTTTTTGACTACTCTGCCCCTCCAACCCAAAAGTCTAAAGACTTCATGGCTGAATACGAAAAAGCAACGGGCAAAAAAGAGCTAGGCTCCTTTACAGCCCTTGGTGCGGATACGTACTACCTTATGGTTGATGCCATGAACCGTTGTGATGACCCTACTAACTCCGTGTGCATCAATGAGCAAATCAAAGCCACCAAAGGCTTTGAAGGCGTCAGCGGCGTGATTAACTTAGACGAAAAAGGCAACGCAACGCGTTCTGCTGTTATCAAAGAAATTAAAGACGGCAAAGCGGTATACAAAGCGACCGTAAACCCTTAGACCCCAAACCGATCTAACGCCCAAAGCGCCATTGGCGTCTTTGGGCGTGGGTGTTTCTAAAGCTTTACATGTAAAGCCCTTTGGAAACACCCATAGTCGTCGTTATTTTGACTTGCTTGGAGAGTAGATGGAATTCACAACGTTTATGCAACAAATGATAAACGGGTTTAGCTTGGGGAGCATGTACGCACTGGTTGCTATCGGATACACGATGGTGTACGGGGTGTTGCGGCTCATTAACTTTGCCCACGGTGATGTTTTGATGGTAGGTGCCTTTTTGGGCTTTTTTGGGATCGCAGTGCTTGAACTTCCTTTTTTTGCTGCGGTTATTTTAGCTATCGCGGGTTCTGCCCTCTTGGGTGTCATGATTGACCGCATTGCCTACAAACCCCTGCGAGAAGCCCCACGCATTTCCCTTTTGATTACCGCTATTGGGGTGAGCTTCTTTTTAGAAAACATCTTTAATGTTGTCTTCGGCGGCGTTCCTAGAGCCTTTCCTGTGCCTGATTTTGCCGAACAAATCATCTCTGTGTCAGGCTTAATGTTTTCTGTAGCATCCATTATGGTGCCTGTAGTTACCCTTATTTTACTTGGCATTATTTTATTGGTTTTGTTTAAGACCAAATACGGCATGGCGATTCGTGCCCTTGCCTTTGATGCCCAAACAGTAAATTTGATGGGAATTGATGCAAACCGTATTTTTGCCGTGGTTTTTGCTATTGGTTCTGCACTCGCGGCAGTGGGGGGTGTCTTTTGGGCGCTTAACTACCCCACTGTTGAACCCATGATGGGCGTGCTTATCGGCCTAAAAGCGTTTGCCGCAGCAGTGGTGGGTGGCATCGGAAGCGTCGCGGGTGCGGTGCTTGGAGGACTTATCATCGGTTTTACCGAGGTTGTTGTGATTGCATTTTGGCCAGATTTAGGCGGTTACAAAGATGCCTTTGCCTTTGTGTTTTTGATACTGGTTTTACTCTTTAAGCCCACAGGGATTTTAGGGTATGACTTTGAAAAAGCACGGTTTTAAGGAGGCGGGCATGGTTTTATCTCAACGCAAAATGCTACACCTCTTCTTTTACGGGGTGGCGATCTGGTTTATCTGGTTTGCCCAAACAGCCTTGGATGAATACTCCATACGCATCCTAAACAATATCGCTATTTTTATGATTTTAGCCGTCAGCTACAACCTCATCAATGGCGTCACGGGGCAACTTTCCCTCGAGCCCAATGGCTTTGTGGCCATTGGGGCGTATGTGGCAGCGATTATCCTCCTCGATGCAGACACGATGCTTTACCAGTACTACATCGAAGACCCCAGCCCTGTGGTACTCGCCATTCACAGCCAAAGCTTTATCCTTGCCCTTTTGGCAGGTGGCATCGTCTCTGCCTTTGTGGCATTGATGCTCTCGTTTCCTGTGTTTCGGGTACGGGGGGATTACTTAGCCATCGTGACACTGGGCTTTGGGTTTATCATCCGCATTTTAGCCATCAATAATCCTCACATCACCAACGGTTCATTGGGACTTAATGACATCCCCGAATACTCCAACCTCTATTGGACAGGCGGTCTTGCTATTGTGGCGGTGACCGTGATTTTAAACATCATTTATTCTAAGTACGGTCGCGCTATGAAAGCCGTGCGAGACGATGAAGACACCGCCATTGCCATGGGGGTAAATACCTTCAAAATCAAAACCCTCGCCTTTTGCACTAGTGCTTTCATGGAGGGCGTGGGCGGTGGCTTGTTGGCGTGTTTACTCACCAGTATTTCGCCAGACTTGTTTACCTTCTTTCTCACGTTCCAACTGCTCATTATTATTGTTTTGGGGGGTCTTGGCAGCACTACAGGAGCGATTATTGGGTCGATTTTGGTCATCGGAGGCGCAGAATGGATGCGCTTTTTGGATGAGCCTATGGCCTTGTTTGGGTTTGAAACGCCTGCGATGCCAGGCATGCGCATGGTTATTTTTTCGGTCATTTTGATTTTGGTTATGCTCTTTGCACGCGAGGGAATCATGGGCAAAAAAGAGCTACTTGAGCGCTTTTGGAAAAAGAAAAAGGAGGATTCATGATACTGCAAGTCAAACATGCTACGATGCGTTTTGGTGGTGTAGTAGCAATCAATGACACCTCTTTTACGGTTAATTCCAAAGAAATTTACGGCCTCATTGGCCCCAATGGCGCGGGAAAGACCACGATGTTTAACATCATCACGGGAAACTACCTCGCCACAGAGGGGAGC
This genomic window contains:
- a CDS encoding winged helix-turn-helix domain-containing protein is translated as MKIFLLEPDKALQNRIETCLNQYRLRINVHKFQHEEALLSHAESFCEYALFILNLANPLDPSLMHFVRNNGGDAPIMLILEPTFDPPKLKTLYYHSYNDIIFKPFFPEEIMFRIYKLCDIWNDDKFFFSQDIYFDCKNLQFIYREEEIALGKKEALLLKFLLVKSPCVVSFQDITYYIYRGESVNEDCIRSLVRQLRAKIPLSFIETVKGEGYRVVKRGE
- a CDS encoding cytochrome c3 family protein, which translates into the protein MKKRILIAAGAIGVFLGLFGSWVTYEGLHRTSDDKFCIVCHEMAPMVSAYHTDPHGGQGESGFKASCVSCHMPHDNVFNYIYTKAKNGVVEGAIHFFGDVDAIDWHANRKNRDKFVYDDGCISCHSNYKTNAFISPKGQQMHTHYDALLGTDKQIGCASCHVEVGHMGLRTVLNYYKPEYEYYEGKFDAEKEAVEKGLIEAFKKGE
- a CDS encoding cytochrome c3 family protein, producing the protein MSGGKTLAIAGVFLVLGVMSLIGGESDSPLKPIVITPELKEEFPLKSHHAKLSFECTFCHVGQGDDPKEFTYIGDEGCLSCHQSKEHMAERLAFMDKLHVNPHNSIHDGPTLYCDECHNEHKPSTNMCTECHEHDIDLWMRPTP
- a CDS encoding flavocytochrome c, translated to MKKEALSRRDALKFGALGAGLAVFGASNAFAAAPLEKDVKFDEEYDVIVIGTGFAGLAAAAKAAQRGNTVLIVEKMGRIGGNSAINGGAFAVPNNPDQKKHGIEDSAERFIADSLKAGLGINHVELLEVIAARAIDAFEFSRECGAEYKLGDKPSWFGGHSVPRTLVTSDMTGAGIIKPMTEFVEKLPRCKIYRRTKFDDFVLDAGGRVVGIMARTNYRFDSKLFSDDLENTTGEKKVYKAKKGVVLASGGFSADRIYRKLQNPQIPDNSDTTNHAGATAGAMLKAFQIGAFPVQVDWIQEGPWASPDERGFGVGPQLNQQGLFKYGIVVDVRNGKRFMNELADRKTRADAQYKILKEAPEAFPVALGTYNTFDKQILPLVEKGLATGVMKKYNTLDELAADRKIPVAALKESVAKFNEGVKKGVDEFGKPVASFNGECIDMKGPFYSTRTAPKPHHTMGGVKINTKAQVISALTNKPIPGLFAAGEVTGGTHGASRLGSCAVTDCLTFGMIAGENI
- a CDS encoding flavocytochrome c, encoding MKKEGLSRRDALKFGALGAGLAVFGASNAMAAAPLEKEVKFDEEYDVIVIGTGFAGLAAAAKAAERGLSVLVVEKMGRIGGNSVINGGGMAVPNMPLQKKHGIEDSNERFIEDCLKAGLGINHVELLETIAARATEALEFSIKCGAKWQDVKPAWFGGHSVARTIVTENMSGSGVIQPMVEFVEKLPGCKIYRRTKFDDFVLNAEGRVVGVTVRTNYRFDSKLLSDDLENTAGEKKAYKAKRGVVLASGGFGADKMYRKLQDPRITDDADTTNHSGATAGALLKAFQIGALPVQVDWIQFGPWASPDERGFGVAPLMTQQGLFKHGIAVDVRNGKRFMNELADRKTRADAEFKILRASPEAYPVAIGTYNTFGEQLYPLIDKALQTKVMQKFDTLDQVAAAYKIPAAALKESVAKFNEGVKKGIDEFGKPVATFNGVGIEAKGPYYCVRLAPKPHHTMGGVKINTKAEVISGNTHKPIPGLFAAGEVTGGTHGASRLGTVAVTDCLVFGMIAGENV
- a CDS encoding ABC transporter substrate-binding protein, whose protein sequence is MKRLSVLATSVALVSSLAMAKEIKIGAVMPMSGPLAAYGQTTYEGIELANKLQPTLKNGDTIKLVLVDNKGDKVETATATTRLLSADGVVGILGALTSTNTAQVIAVAEKREVPIIAAVATNDQLTERRNFANRVCFMDSFQGAVVANYAFKDLGLKTAAIVIDQAQVYSLGLAKAFEQAFKAAGGTIVKKITVSSGDKDFRAAVSQMKGANPDFMFLPLYHPEASMIARQSKQAGLDIPMFSGDGVSNQTFIDLGGSAVEGYMFTDFFDYSAPPTQKSKDFMAEYEKATGKKELGSFTALGADTYYLMVDAMNRCDDPTNSVCINEQIKATKGFEGVSGVINLDEKGNATRSAVIKEIKDGKAVYKATVNP
- a CDS encoding branched-chain amino acid ABC transporter permease; the encoded protein is MEFTTFMQQMINGFSLGSMYALVAIGYTMVYGVLRLINFAHGDVLMVGAFLGFFGIAVLELPFFAAVILAIAGSALLGVMIDRIAYKPLREAPRISLLITAIGVSFFLENIFNVVFGGVPRAFPVPDFAEQIISVSGLMFSVASIMVPVVTLILLGIILLVLFKTKYGMAIRALAFDAQTVNLMGIDANRIFAVVFAIGSALAAVGGVFWALNYPTVEPMMGVLIGLKAFAAAVVGGIGSVAGAVLGGLIIGFTEVVVIAFWPDLGGYKDAFAFVFLILVLLFKPTGILGYDFEKARF
- a CDS encoding branched-chain amino acid ABC transporter permease, whose translation is MVLSQRKMLHLFFYGVAIWFIWFAQTALDEYSIRILNNIAIFMILAVSYNLINGVTGQLSLEPNGFVAIGAYVAAIILLDADTMLYQYYIEDPSPVVLAIHSQSFILALLAGGIVSAFVALMLSFPVFRVRGDYLAIVTLGFGFIIRILAINNPHITNGSLGLNDIPEYSNLYWTGGLAIVAVTVILNIIYSKYGRAMKAVRDDEDTAIAMGVNTFKIKTLAFCTSAFMEGVGGGLLACLLTSISPDLFTFFLTFQLLIIIVLGGLGSTTGAIIGSILVIGGAEWMRFLDEPMALFGFETPAMPGMRMVIFSVILILVMLFAREGIMGKKELLERFWKKKKEDS